One window of the Candidatus Dependentiae bacterium genome contains the following:
- the galU gene encoding UTP--glucose-1-phosphate uridylyltransferase GalU, protein MEITKIIIPAAGLGTRFLPATKAIPKEMVPILNKPAIQYIVEEGIQSGISQFLMVTSKNKIAIANHFDACCELNTLLKERGKEKLIADVETIMRKVHFTYIRQSDPLGLGHAVLMTRYSIGKEYFGVMLPDDIIHSKEPGLGQLMHIARQEKASVIAVQEVPADKVSAYGIIGVKKQITPNLFHINNLIEKPSAQNAPSNLAVVGRYVLSHKLFDALDAIAPYAEGELQLTDAIAHMLNNGEKVLAYKLQGQRYDTGTPMGFLKANIGIGLQHPEYGKKIQKLFETNLLDALAGDL, encoded by the coding sequence ATGGAAATTACAAAAATTATTATTCCTGCTGCTGGACTCGGTACTAGATTCTTGCCTGCCACAAAAGCCATCCCCAAAGAAATGGTCCCTATTTTGAATAAACCTGCAATTCAATACATCGTTGAAGAAGGTATTCAATCAGGCATATCTCAATTTTTGATGGTCACAAGCAAAAATAAAATAGCAATTGCCAATCACTTTGATGCATGTTGTGAGCTAAATACACTTCTGAAAGAACGCGGCAAAGAAAAACTTATTGCTGATGTAGAAACTATAATGCGTAAGGTACATTTTACCTATATCAGACAATCTGACCCACTTGGACTTGGACATGCAGTTTTAATGACCCGTTATTCCATAGGCAAAGAGTATTTTGGCGTCATGCTACCCGATGATATTATCCACAGCAAAGAACCTGGATTAGGACAGTTAATGCACATAGCACGTCAAGAAAAAGCTAGTGTAATAGCCGTACAAGAAGTTCCTGCAGATAAAGTATCTGCATACGGTATTATTGGGGTCAAAAAACAAATTACACCGAATCTCTTCCACATAAATAACTTGATAGAAAAACCATCTGCACAAAATGCACCATCTAATCTTGCGGTAGTCGGCCGCTATGTACTTTCACACAAACTGTTCGATGCGCTGGACGCTATTGCGCCTTACGCAGAAGGTGAGCTACAACTGACTGATGCTATTGCCCACATGCTCAATAACGGTGAAAAGGTATTAGCATACAAATTACAAGGCCAACGATATGACACCGGCACCCCTATGGGTTTTTTAAAAGCTAATATTGGCATTGGATTACAACATCCAGAATACGGCAAAAAAATTCAAAAATTATTCGAAACTAATTTACTTGATGCGCTGGCTGGCGATCTATAA
- the pheS gene encoding phenylalanine--tRNA ligase subunit alpha, producing MAHLSDQIKQVKKAFLEQINKVKQEAELEQVRIAFLGRNGQLTDLMANLKTLSLDEKKEIGPQLNQLKQFIQETFEAKKHELTAAVQTIARNKQKYFDVTAYKYNPLRGTTHIYTQIINQLEDIFTAMGYAIVDGPEVETDYYNFETLNIPTDHPARDAHDTFWLNTPGKLLRTHTSSVQAHTMEAQGAPLAIFAPGRVYRNEATDASHDFMFTQGEGLFIDKDVSIAHLLATAQTFLKHIFEKDDLKIRVRPGYFPFVEPGLEIDASCPFCSTGCSVCKHTTWIELLGAGIVHPNVLRASNIDPEKYSGFAFGFGIERIAMIKYGINDIRLFHSSDLAFLNQF from the coding sequence ATGGCACACTTATCTGATCAAATTAAACAGGTAAAAAAAGCCTTTCTAGAGCAAATCAATAAGGTTAAACAAGAGGCCGAGCTCGAACAAGTTCGCATCGCCTTCTTGGGCCGCAATGGCCAATTGACTGACCTCATGGCCAACCTCAAAACGTTAAGTCTTGATGAAAAAAAAGAAATTGGGCCACAGCTCAATCAACTGAAACAGTTTATACAAGAAACATTTGAAGCAAAAAAACATGAGCTTACTGCTGCTGTTCAAACTATTGCACGCAATAAGCAAAAATATTTTGATGTCACTGCATACAAATATAACCCTTTACGTGGCACTACGCATATTTATACACAAATTATTAATCAACTGGAAGATATTTTTACCGCCATGGGATATGCGATTGTTGATGGCCCAGAAGTAGAAACTGATTATTATAATTTTGAAACACTCAATATCCCAACTGATCATCCTGCTCGTGATGCACACGATACATTTTGGCTCAACACACCGGGCAAACTATTACGCACACACACTTCATCAGTTCAAGCGCATACCATGGAAGCGCAAGGTGCCCCACTGGCTATATTTGCACCAGGCCGCGTCTATCGCAATGAGGCTACTGATGCCTCGCATGATTTTATGTTTACTCAGGGTGAAGGACTATTCATAGACAAAGATGTATCAATTGCACATTTACTTGCAACTGCACAAACTTTTTTAAAACATATTTTTGAAAAAGATGATCTAAAAATTCGTGTACGACCTGGATACTTCCCTTTTGTAGAACCGGGACTAGAAATTGATGCCTCCTGCCCTTTTTGTAGTACAGGGTGCTCAGTATGCAAACATACAACATGGATTGAATTATTAGGTGCTGGTATTGTACACCCAAATGTACTACGCGCAAGTAATATTGATCCCGAAAAATACAGCGGGTTTGCATTCGGTTTTGGTATTGAACGCATTGCCATGATTAAATACGGCATTAATGACATTCGCTTATTTCATAGTAGCGATCTTGCTTTTCTTAATCAATTTTAG
- a CDS encoding ankyrin repeat domain-containing protein: MNKKIVLAVMVSVCNVMLFARTKETNEQRLESTYKDKNITAIIKNASSSKQAIQRIKQSGQSNLQQLQKDTVVNVLILMAFKFNEPVADIAKQMKNAKLSYNEQAVNNYIEMGTKLINAAVDNKPAEIKQLLKNGADVNFYGAVSGLPIGSARVVTPLLAAVVNNPGNVKLARILLDAKANVNFQRDFDKKSILYLAVEKNDKATDYSAIVALLLKYNADVNTQNAEGETPLDQAIRNNNIPDKIVQLLLEKGNANQKTKNKALINAVTQNRIEVVRMLLKHGAQQGTKNAEGKTVAQLAEGKPEIQALLQNNKK; the protein is encoded by the coding sequence ATGAATAAAAAAATAGTGTTAGCGGTAATGGTATCTGTATGTAATGTAATGCTTTTTGCCCGTACAAAAGAGACTAATGAGCAACGACTCGAAAGCACGTATAAGGATAAAAATATAACTGCTATAATCAAAAATGCTTCATCCAGTAAACAAGCAATTCAACGGATTAAACAATCAGGCCAATCGAATTTGCAACAATTGCAAAAAGATACTGTTGTTAATGTACTGATCTTAATGGCATTTAAGTTTAATGAACCAGTCGCTGATATTGCTAAACAAATGAAAAATGCAAAATTATCCTACAATGAGCAAGCAGTGAACAATTACATTGAAATGGGTACTAAATTAATTAATGCAGCAGTAGATAATAAGCCAGCTGAAATAAAACAATTACTTAAAAACGGTGCGGATGTTAATTTTTATGGCGCAGTGAGTGGTTTGCCCATTGGTTCAGCGCGCGTTGTTACGCCCTTACTAGCAGCAGTGGTAAATAATCCAGGTAATGTAAAATTAGCACGTATATTACTTGATGCTAAAGCAAATGTTAATTTTCAACGTGATTTTGATAAAAAATCTATACTATATCTTGCCGTAGAAAAAAATGATAAGGCAACAGACTATAGTGCAATCGTTGCTTTACTATTGAAATATAATGCGGATGTAAATACTCAAAATGCTGAAGGGGAGACGCCATTAGACCAAGCGATACGTAATAACAATATTCCCGATAAAATTGTACAGTTGCTTCTTGAAAAAGGTAATGCAAATCAAAAAACAAAAAATAAAGCGCTTATTAATGCCGTTACTCAAAATAGAATAGAAGTAGTACGTATGTTGCTTAAACATGGTGCACAGCAGGGTACAAAAAATGCTGAAGGTAAAACCGTAGCACAACTAGCTGAAGGTAAACCGGAAATTCAAGCATTATTACAAAATAATAAAAAGTAA
- a CDS encoding ankyrin repeat domain-containing protein, which yields MKYIKYILCINLLCAMQFVYSQTETITSMTDLPLEIKTIIITHITQTNSLDEAINNLKNVPLVNKEFNGLMKNPIVTRYVIQSLAQKFSISRIAFLSNDNLSKIGLNKEAVEKYFADGSALTEAIYDKDYQRVYSLLRQGVDSNYITDMLIEQPRSALMIAAYTGNADVVRVLLEHGANPNYKNTEGLTALDIVTCQSFEDMPEVVELLLKYGAKPACRHVECARQYGHNMFQLLEKQMQKVCP from the coding sequence ATGAAGTATATAAAATATATATTGTGTATTAATCTACTTTGTGCAATGCAGTTTGTGTATAGCCAAACAGAGACGATAACATCTATGACTGATTTGCCGCTAGAAATAAAGACCATAATTATTACGCATATTACTCAAACAAACTCACTTGATGAGGCGATTAATAATCTAAAAAATGTTCCATTAGTTAACAAAGAGTTTAATGGTTTGATGAAAAATCCAATTGTTACTAGATATGTCATACAATCATTAGCGCAAAAATTTAGCATTTCACGTATTGCATTTTTGAGTAATGACAATTTATCAAAAATAGGTCTGAATAAAGAAGCGGTAGAGAAGTATTTTGCTGATGGTTCTGCTTTGACTGAAGCTATTTATGATAAAGATTATCAACGTGTATATAGCTTACTCAGGCAGGGTGTGGATAGTAATTATATTACAGATATGCTTATAGAACAACCACGTTCAGCACTGATGATAGCAGCTTATACTGGTAATGCTGATGTTGTACGCGTATTGCTTGAACATGGCGCAAATCCCAACTATAAAAATACAGAAGGACTTACTGCACTCGATATAGTGACATGCCAATCATTTGAAGATATGCCAGAAGTTGTTGAATTATTATTAAAGTATGGTGCAAAACCGGCATGTAGACATGTCGAATGTGCACGGCAATATGGGCACAATATGTTTCAGTTGCTTGAAAAGCAGATGCAGAAAGTGTGCCCGTAA
- the dnaE gene encoding DNA polymerase III subunit alpha: MSKHFTHLHLHTDYSLLDGAISTQKLINFGKEHNFKALAITDHGNIFGAVKFFQQCKKSGIKPILGIEAYITENARLKDANNKYYHQILLVQNQQGYRNLCKLISYSFQEGFYFKPRIDYPMLEKYNEGLIVTSACLGGHISKLLQTGDDTALNKQLDWFMNVFGPERYFLEIQPEDQAEQKILNNHLYRLSAEKNIQLIAAGDCHYVHAEDREAHEIMLAIQTHNKLDDPDRYTFGDCRVHMRTAEEMLSLFPDHPDAIWNTGKIADQCEFDFETDKLFFPKFEIPQEFTQESFFRHLCQKGLDTLKTNGLILADNFAEYQERLTMEVDLIINMGFIGYFLVVSDFIQWAHRSGIPVGPGRGSAAGSLVAWALEITNIDPLKYNLLFERFLNPERVTMPDIDIDFCIEGRDRVIEYVRQKYGHDKVCHIITFGTMMAKGVIKDVARVLGFSFEDSNAITNLIPDQLKITLDEAIEQEPRLKDMVANNPKVNKLVSIARKLEGLTRHASKHAAGIVISPEPIDEVLPVYVPPKSTELVAQYAMSELESIGFLKIDFLGLKNLTLIAHAIQLIKKNHGIMLDMNKIPLDDTRTFQLICAGNTSGVFQLESEGLKEVLRKLQPDKFEDIIAVNALYRPGPLGSGMVDDFIERRHGRQQITYLFDELAPILQETYGVIVYQEQVMKIASTIAGYSLGESDILRRAMGKKKAEVMAEQSELFLQKSQERGFDGKKAAELFDLMAYFAGYGFNKSHSAAYALIAYQTAYLKANYLAEFMACLISLEATNADKMSFYLQEAKDMGLAILPPDINTSEIQFSVVDNKILFGLQGIKNVGLAALENIIAERTKKGPFLDLLDFCKRIDLRTANKRVIENLICAGAFDKLPGNRAQQFEEIHQIIEQAVAYKRDTATGQMGLFGGGAQINKEHIYYEFEPRKEWADKEKLEKEHNAMGFYVTAHPLEAYSKQLKWFTITPFDQALQKVKESNTGQEITIIGCGLIKNRKDILTKKGDRMSFVQLEDTSSAAELILFPKTFSAVEQWLDEYTVFIVKGTIDPTSTTKCKIKVNNLVPIELVLQAWPRIEKTVCTLPATVEQEMLEKLKHLLPSGTVPLEIIFHENGKQLQLSTKEKIKLEADLLKQIEHELQINVQCYL, encoded by the coding sequence ATGAGTAAACATTTTACACACCTGCATTTACATACCGACTATTCATTGCTGGACGGCGCAATTTCTACGCAAAAACTTATCAACTTTGGCAAAGAGCATAATTTTAAAGCACTTGCAATTACTGATCATGGCAATATTTTTGGTGCAGTAAAATTTTTTCAACAATGTAAAAAGTCTGGCATAAAACCTATTCTTGGCATAGAAGCATATATTACCGAAAATGCTCGCTTAAAAGATGCAAATAACAAATATTATCACCAGATATTACTCGTACAAAATCAACAAGGGTACCGTAATCTATGTAAATTAATTTCTTATTCTTTTCAGGAAGGTTTTTATTTCAAGCCACGTATTGATTACCCCATGCTTGAAAAATATAATGAAGGATTAATTGTAACATCTGCCTGTTTGGGTGGTCATATTTCAAAACTACTACAAACCGGTGATGATACTGCCCTCAATAAGCAGCTTGATTGGTTCATGAATGTTTTTGGCCCTGAACGATATTTCCTAGAAATACAACCAGAAGACCAAGCTGAGCAAAAAATTCTGAATAATCATTTATATAGATTAAGTGCTGAAAAGAATATTCAACTTATTGCTGCAGGCGATTGTCATTATGTGCATGCAGAAGACAGAGAAGCACATGAAATTATGCTTGCTATTCAAACACATAATAAGTTGGATGATCCGGATCGCTATACGTTTGGTGATTGTCGAGTACATATGCGTACCGCAGAGGAAATGTTATCGTTATTTCCAGATCACCCTGATGCTATCTGGAATACGGGTAAAATAGCAGATCAATGTGAGTTTGATTTTGAAACAGATAAGTTATTTTTTCCAAAATTTGAAATTCCTCAGGAATTCACGCAAGAAAGTTTTTTCAGACATCTGTGCCAAAAGGGCTTAGATACTCTAAAAACTAATGGATTAATTCTCGCTGATAATTTTGCTGAATATCAAGAACGACTCACGATGGAAGTAGATCTCATTATAAACATGGGCTTTATAGGATACTTTTTAGTTGTCAGTGATTTTATTCAATGGGCACACCGCTCAGGTATTCCAGTCGGACCCGGACGTGGCTCTGCAGCAGGTTCTCTCGTTGCCTGGGCACTAGAAATAACTAATATTGATCCGCTCAAATACAATTTACTTTTTGAACGGTTTCTGAATCCTGAACGGGTGACGATGCCTGATATTGATATTGATTTTTGTATAGAAGGACGAGATCGTGTAATTGAATATGTTCGTCAAAAATATGGTCATGACAAAGTATGTCATATTATCACCTTTGGTACTATGATGGCAAAGGGAGTAATCAAAGACGTAGCACGCGTACTTGGCTTTTCTTTTGAAGACTCCAATGCAATAACAAACCTCATTCCCGATCAATTAAAAATTACACTCGATGAGGCGATTGAACAAGAACCACGTCTAAAAGACATGGTCGCAAATAACCCAAAAGTTAACAAACTAGTCAGCATTGCACGTAAACTTGAAGGCCTCACGCGTCATGCATCCAAACATGCAGCCGGCATTGTAATCTCACCTGAGCCGATTGATGAAGTATTACCAGTATATGTACCCCCAAAAAGCACTGAATTAGTCGCACAGTATGCAATGAGCGAATTGGAAAGTATAGGATTTTTAAAAATCGACTTTTTAGGGCTCAAAAACTTAACACTTATTGCTCATGCCATACAACTCATCAAAAAAAATCATGGCATCATGCTTGATATGAACAAAATTCCTCTTGATGATACACGCACATTCCAACTTATTTGCGCTGGTAATACATCAGGCGTATTCCAATTGGAATCAGAAGGTCTAAAAGAAGTTCTACGCAAACTACAACCAGATAAATTTGAAGATATTATTGCCGTCAATGCTTTGTATCGCCCAGGACCACTCGGTTCAGGCATGGTGGATGATTTTATTGAGCGCAGACACGGGCGTCAACAGATTACTTATTTGTTCGATGAGCTTGCGCCGATTTTGCAAGAAACTTATGGTGTTATTGTATATCAAGAACAAGTGATGAAAATTGCATCCACTATTGCGGGTTACAGCCTTGGTGAATCTGATATCTTGCGTCGTGCCATGGGTAAGAAAAAAGCAGAAGTTATGGCTGAACAGAGCGAACTATTTTTACAAAAATCACAAGAACGTGGTTTTGATGGTAAAAAAGCCGCTGAACTATTCGACTTAATGGCTTATTTTGCCGGCTATGGATTCAACAAATCTCATTCCGCTGCGTATGCACTCATTGCGTATCAAACAGCCTATTTAAAAGCAAATTATCTTGCTGAATTTATGGCATGCTTAATTTCTCTTGAGGCTACCAATGCCGACAAAATGAGCTTTTATTTACAAGAAGCAAAAGATATGGGTCTTGCAATCTTGCCACCAGACATCAACACATCTGAAATTCAATTTTCTGTTGTCGATAATAAAATTTTATTCGGATTACAGGGCATCAAGAACGTTGGTCTAGCTGCACTTGAAAATATTATTGCCGAACGTACAAAAAAAGGTCCTTTCTTGGACTTACTTGATTTTTGTAAACGCATAGATTTACGTACTGCAAACAAACGAGTTATTGAAAATTTAATTTGTGCGGGTGCATTTGATAAACTCCCTGGTAATCGCGCACAACAGTTTGAAGAAATTCATCAAATAATAGAACAAGCCGTTGCCTATAAACGTGATACCGCCACCGGACAAATGGGCTTATTTGGTGGTGGTGCACAGATAAACAAAGAACATATTTATTATGAATTTGAACCACGTAAAGAATGGGCAGATAAAGAAAAACTTGAAAAAGAACACAACGCCATGGGCTTTTATGTTACGGCCCATCCGCTAGAAGCATATAGCAAACAATTGAAATGGTTCACTATTACACCATTTGATCAAGCACTCCAAAAAGTAAAAGAAAGTAATACTGGACAAGAGATAACTATTATCGGATGCGGACTTATCAAAAATCGTAAAGATATTTTGACCAAAAAAGGAGATCGCATGAGTTTTGTACAACTTGAAGATACAAGCAGCGCCGCAGAACTCATTTTGTTCCCTAAAACTTTTTCTGCTGTTGAACAATGGTTGGATGAATACACGGTATTTATAGTAAAAGGAACTATTGATCCAACATCAACCACAAAATGTAAAATTAAGGTTAATAACCTAGTGCCCATTGAACTAGTTCTGCAAGCATGGCCACGTATAGAAAAAACAGTTTGCACCCTACCAGCAACTGTTGAGCAAGAGATGCTAGAAAAACTCAAACATCTTTTGCCTTCTGGAACAGTACCACTAGAAATAATATTTCATGAAAATGGTAAACAATTACAGTTGTCTACCAAGGAAAAAATTAAACTTGAAGCTGATTTATTAAAGCAAATTGAGCACGAGTTACAGATTAACGTACAATGCTACTTATAG
- a CDS encoding YicC family protein, translated as MIQSMTGFAHITFVLTAPSGEKTSVAISLKSLNYRFFETTFKLPYTLSHLETKLIKLCKKKLVRGHVYLTIHLSNPSLFRGNIEPALNTIQNYINAINTIRKTHNIKQEITLDQVLQLPNIFAVEEIGSDEEIEQKIIDTIEELIDRVVQAREQEGQALKKDIQERIAIMQKEIDVIETLSQQLIETHKEKVQKALAEITHDESSLAQARQEALYAMLDKLDIHEEIIRFKSHIKSLREQLDSPQIEKGKRLDFTLQELGREINTITAKCSDAQISTRAINVKVEIEKAREQTQNIV; from the coding sequence ATGATTCAAAGCATGACCGGTTTTGCACATATAACATTTGTACTTACGGCTCCATCTGGTGAAAAAACAAGTGTTGCCATTAGTTTAAAATCACTTAACTATCGCTTTTTTGAAACAACATTCAAACTACCCTACACACTTTCTCACCTTGAAACTAAACTTATTAAACTGTGTAAAAAAAAGTTGGTACGTGGTCATGTATACCTGACCATCCATCTGAGCAATCCAAGTTTATTCCGTGGTAATATTGAACCAGCACTCAATACTATACAGAATTATATTAACGCGATTAATACCATAAGAAAAACACATAATATCAAACAGGAAATCACGCTTGATCAAGTACTACAATTACCCAATATTTTTGCGGTAGAAGAAATTGGGTCCGATGAAGAAATCGAACAAAAAATAATTGATACTATTGAAGAACTCATCGACCGTGTAGTACAAGCACGAGAACAAGAAGGTCAAGCACTCAAAAAAGATATTCAAGAACGCATTGCGATTATGCAAAAAGAAATAGATGTAATCGAAACATTATCACAACAGTTGATTGAAACACACAAAGAAAAAGTTCAAAAAGCTCTGGCAGAAATTACCCATGATGAAAGCTCATTGGCACAAGCACGCCAAGAAGCACTTTATGCTATGCTTGACAAGCTCGACATACATGAAGAAATTATCCGTTTCAAAAGCCATATAAAAAGTTTACGCGAACAATTGGATTCGCCACAAATAGAAAAGGGAAAACGTTTAGATTTTACTCTTCAAGAATTGGGGCGCGAAATAAACACCATTACTGCAAAATGTTCTGATGCCCAAATTAGTACACGTGCTATTAATGTAAAAGTAGAAATAGAAAAGGCACGTGAGCAAACACAAAATATTGTATAA
- a CDS encoding YebC/PmpR family DNA-binding transcriptional regulator — protein MAGHNKWSQIKHKKAKEDSKRGQAFTKLIKEITVSARRGGGDPAHNPHLRQLLEKGKEINMPIDNAQRAIKRGTGEIPGVSYEEFTYEGYGPGGIAIIVETLSDNKNRTVASLRHLFSKHGGNLGDTGSVNWMFEQLGVINATHPTITEDTLLEALLDFNIKDIRVDKNWFTVICESKSIEQVKDIMKKAGMHIENSGLEWVPKNTMSLESSQEEKALELLSALQDDDDVKNVYTNLA, from the coding sequence ATGGCAGGACATAATAAGTGGTCTCAAATTAAACACAAAAAAGCAAAAGAAGATTCAAAACGCGGTCAAGCGTTCACCAAACTTATTAAGGAAATCACTGTTTCAGCACGCCGAGGTGGTGGTGATCCTGCACATAATCCACATTTGCGACAGCTTCTGGAAAAAGGCAAAGAAATTAATATGCCCATTGATAATGCACAGCGCGCAATTAAACGTGGTACCGGTGAAATCCCTGGTGTAAGTTATGAAGAATTCACTTATGAAGGTTATGGTCCAGGTGGCATTGCCATTATTGTCGAAACACTTTCTGATAATAAAAATCGTACTGTAGCTTCATTGCGTCATTTATTTAGCAAGCATGGTGGCAACTTAGGCGATACCGGATCGGTCAACTGGATGTTCGAACAATTGGGTGTAATTAATGCAACTCATCCAACCATAACAGAAGATACATTGCTCGAAGCACTGTTGGATTTTAACATAAAAGATATCCGGGTCGACAAGAATTGGTTTACCGTCATATGTGAATCAAAATCAATAGAACAAGTAAAAGATATCATGAAAAAAGCCGGCATGCATATTGAAAATTCTGGCCTTGAATGGGTTCCTAAAAATACCATGTCATTAGAGTCATCACAAGAAGAAAAAGCACTTGAACTACTGTCCGCTTTACAAGATGATGACGACGTAAAAAACGTATACACTAATTTAGCGTAA